One genomic window of Comamonas serinivorans includes the following:
- a CDS encoding YbeD family protein, with protein MTTSSPTPATTADANAVSNPREEILTFPQDFPIKVMGADVDGFVHAVTTVAREFDPTFDASTIELRPSSGGKYLGVTVTVRATSREQLDNLYRALTSHPMVKVVL; from the coding sequence ATGACCACATCCAGCCCGACCCCCGCCACGACAGCAGATGCCAACGCCGTTTCCAACCCCCGTGAAGAGATCCTGACCTTTCCGCAGGACTTCCCGATCAAGGTCATGGGCGCCGATGTCGACGGCTTTGTGCACGCCGTGACCACGGTGGCTCGCGAGTTCGACCCCACCTTCGACGCCAGCACCATCGAGCTGCGCCCCAGCAGCGGCGGCAAATACCTGGGCGTCACCGTGACCGTGCGCGCCACCAGCCGCGAACAGCTCGACAACCTCTACCGCGCCCTGACCAGCCACCCCATGGTCAAGGTCGTGCTCTGA